One region of Flavobacterium sp. KACC 22763 genomic DNA includes:
- a CDS encoding RecQ family ATP-dependent DNA helicase — translation MLGAQDILLKYWKHDSFRPLQKEIIDSVLEGQDTFAVLPTGGGKSICFQVPAMMQEGICLVISPLIALMKDQVANLQKRDIKAIALTGGIHTEELIDLLDNCQYGNYKFLYLSPERLQSDWILERIKNLPINLIAIDEAHCVSQWGHDFRPAYLKISELKKFFPKIPFLALTATATPRVIEDIRSQLELKNPKHFQQSFERKNIAYMVFEVEDKLYRTEQILKKNPQPSIIYVRNRKACLNMSSQLQSLGFTATYYHGGLSSKEKDKNMQLWMSEQAQVIVATNAFGMGIDKDNVKTVIHTQLPENLENYYQESGRAGRNGAKAFSVLLYNNSDSIQTEQQFLSILPDKKFLKTMYNKLCNYFQIAYGEGLDESFSFKLNHFCNKYEFPTLKTYNALQFLNQQGIITMSQEFSEKISIQFLIESKEVIRYVSLNPNDEEIILAILRTYPGVYEMKSNLNLGLIAKKSNRPEEQVIALLEKLKEKEIIEYKSKNNDATILFNEVREDDLTINRVAKYLEKQNEVKKEQLLSVLHYIKDNKTCKNRLVLDYFGEETIENCGICSYCITQKGKITEADSIADKILSLLRTASLTSREIENQIKMDAKDILLVLQELLENNHIIIQANNKYTLKS, via the coding sequence ATGCTCGGAGCACAGGATATTCTTCTAAAATACTGGAAACACGACAGTTTTAGACCGTTGCAAAAAGAAATTATCGATTCTGTTCTTGAAGGACAGGATACTTTTGCGGTACTCCCGACAGGCGGAGGAAAATCGATTTGTTTTCAGGTTCCCGCTATGATGCAGGAAGGAATTTGTCTTGTTATTTCTCCTTTGATTGCTTTAATGAAAGATCAGGTAGCTAATCTGCAGAAAAGGGATATAAAAGCGATTGCGCTTACGGGCGGAATTCACACTGAAGAATTGATTGATCTTCTTGATAATTGCCAGTACGGAAATTATAAATTTCTCTACTTATCTCCAGAGCGTTTGCAATCGGATTGGATTCTGGAGCGCATTAAAAATTTACCCATCAATTTAATTGCTATTGACGAGGCGCATTGTGTTTCTCAATGGGGTCATGATTTTAGACCTGCTTATCTTAAAATTTCGGAGCTGAAAAAGTTCTTTCCAAAAATTCCGTTTTTGGCTTTGACAGCTACAGCAACTCCAAGAGTTATTGAAGATATCAGATCGCAGTTAGAATTAAAAAATCCAAAACATTTTCAACAATCCTTTGAGCGAAAAAATATCGCTTATATGGTTTTTGAAGTTGAAGATAAATTATACCGCACGGAACAAATTCTCAAAAAAAATCCGCAGCCTTCTATTATATATGTGCGAAATCGCAAAGCATGCCTAAACATGTCTTCACAATTGCAGTCACTTGGCTTTACGGCTACATATTATCATGGTGGACTTTCATCAAAAGAAAAAGATAAAAACATGCAGTTGTGGATGTCTGAGCAGGCGCAGGTTATTGTAGCCACGAATGCTTTCGGAATGGGAATTGACAAAGACAATGTAAAAACGGTTATACATACACAGCTTCCAGAAAACTTAGAAAATTATTATCAGGAATCGGGGCGCGCTGGACGAAATGGCGCAAAAGCTTTTTCGGTTTTACTTTATAACAATTCAGATTCCATCCAGACAGAACAACAGTTTTTGAGTATTCTTCCCGACAAGAAGTTCCTTAAAACCATGTATAACAAACTTTGCAATTATTTTCAGATTGCATACGGAGAAGGTTTAGATGAATCTTTCTCATTCAAGTTAAATCATTTCTGCAATAAATATGAGTTCCCGACTTTAAAAACTTATAATGCTTTACAGTTTTTGAATCAGCAAGGAATTATTACGATGTCTCAGGAATTCTCTGAAAAAATTAGCATTCAGTTTTTAATTGAATCTAAAGAAGTGATTCGATACGTGAGTCTGAACCCGAATGACGAAGAAATCATTCTGGCGATTTTACGAACTTATCCTGGGGTTTACGAAATGAAGTCTAATCTGAATCTAGGGCTAATTGCTAAAAAATCAAATCGTCCCGAAGAACAGGTTATCGCTCTTTTAGAAAAACTGAAAGAAAAAGAAATTATAGAATACAAATCTAAAAACAACGACGCTACTATATTGTTTAACGAAGTCCGCGAAGACGATCTTACTATAAATAGAGTTGCGAAATATTTAGAAAAACAAAATGAGGTTAAAAAAGAACAGCTTTTATCTGTTCTACATTATATAAAAGACAACAAAACCTGCAAAAATAGATTGGTTCTGGATTATTTTGGAGAAGAAACAATCGAAAATTGCGGCATTTGCTCGTACTGCATTACACAAAAAGGAAAAATTACAGAAGCCGATTCGATTGCTGACAAAATTTTGTCTCTGCTTAGAACAGCTTCTCTGACTTCGAGAGAAATTGAAAACCAGATAAAAATGGATGCAAAAGACATTCTGTTGGTTCTTCAGGAATTACTCGAAAACAATCATATCATTATACAAGCGAATAATAAATACACTTTAAAATCATAA
- a CDS encoding RNA polymerase sigma factor — MDNKKFILSLKKGNEVAFKEVYFSYYDKLINIAKRFNSSVFTPEDFVQETFIRLYNKRELLNEDVLFDKQIFVICKNIIINHVNRENKIVQLDPSQVEMLDEETDSGIFEERQEKLQNFINQLPEQQQKIFTLHKLENLSYKEIAELTDLSEKTIANHIYLASKFIRKKIENH; from the coding sequence ATGGACAATAAAAAATTTATTTTAAGTTTAAAAAAAGGCAATGAAGTAGCTTTTAAAGAAGTTTACTTCAGCTATTACGACAAACTTATAAATATTGCCAAACGATTCAATTCTTCTGTATTTACTCCCGAAGATTTTGTTCAAGAGACTTTCATTAGACTATATAATAAAAGAGAACTGCTTAACGAAGATGTTTTGTTTGACAAACAGATATTTGTTATCTGCAAAAACATTATCATCAATCATGTTAACAGAGAAAATAAAATAGTACAGCTTGATCCTTCTCAAGTTGAAATGCTAGATGAAGAAACTGATTCAGGAATTTTTGAAGAAAGACAAGAAAAACTTCAAAACTTCATTAATCAGCTTCCAGAACAGCAGCAAAAAATATTCACTTTACACAAACTGGAAAACCTTAGCTATAAGGAGATTGCAGAATTAACGGATCTTTCTGAAAAGACCATTGCCAATCATATTTATCTCGCCAGTAAATTTATTCGAAAAAAAATCGAAAACCATTAG
- a CDS encoding GNAT family N-acetyltransferase, with the protein MKNKEQVEIVTYKPEYQKSFKDLNIEWISNYFVVEPNDVKALDHAEEYIINKGGEIFSAILNDEVLGVCALIKSNGKEYDYELAKMAVSPKAQGKGVGNLLAESAIKWAKEKGASKIYLESNTKLKPAIKLYEKLGFKEITGVSSSYDRVDIQMMLNINF; encoded by the coding sequence ATGAAAAATAAAGAGCAAGTAGAAATAGTAACTTATAAACCTGAGTATCAAAAAAGCTTTAAGGATTTAAACATAGAATGGATTTCAAATTATTTTGTGGTTGAACCTAATGATGTGAAAGCGTTAGATCACGCCGAAGAATATATTATAAATAAAGGTGGAGAAATTTTTTCCGCAATTTTAAATGATGAAGTTTTAGGTGTTTGCGCTTTAATTAAAAGTAACGGAAAAGAGTACGATTATGAATTGGCTAAAATGGCTGTAAGTCCGAAAGCGCAAGGAAAAGGCGTTGGAAATTTATTGGCAGAATCGGCTATAAAATGGGCTAAGGAAAAAGGAGCTTCTAAAATCTATCTGGAAAGCAATACAAAACTGAAACCTGCTATTAAATTGTATGAAAAATTAGGTTTTAAAGAAATAACAGGCGTATCTTCTTCTTATGACAGAGTAGACATTCAAATGATGCTAAACATTAATTTTTAG
- a CDS encoding aminotransferase-like domain-containing protein yields the protein MKNRETLYLKLAKIIEDQIHNETLVFGDKLPSVRSAQKLYNVSLNTIKQAYLELESRSLIESRPKTGYYVSKSSQRTTALPTIASIDNKETKNTPEELIDKVFGTITQVDVTQFALGIPGKNFLPIAKLNKGIINAVRNRDDAGTAYEPVQGPESLRRAIAKWALVMEGKITEDDIVITSGAMHAIYNALMAVTSPGDSVAVESPAYFGILQAIKELGLKAVEIPTHPLFGLDLEALKKVLPEIKACCFITNFNNPMGFQMPDDNKKELVKLITQYNVPLIEDDIYGNVYFGAERPKPCKFYDEAGLVLWLGSVSKTLAPGYRVGWIAPGKFKDKIIRQKLVQTVCNSSLYSDVITDFLEHGRYDHHLKTFRNKLYANYLQMNRAVETYFPDNTKIAQPKGGFMLWLELDERISTTELFNTALNQKINFAPGRIFSQYNQYNNCMRMNYALEWNERVESDLEKLGRIIKNSI from the coding sequence ATGAAAAATCGAGAAACATTATACTTGAAACTTGCCAAAATCATTGAAGATCAGATTCACAATGAGACTTTAGTATTTGGCGACAAATTGCCTTCTGTACGAAGTGCACAAAAATTGTATAATGTAAGTTTGAACACTATTAAACAAGCTTATCTAGAATTGGAAAGCCGTTCGCTTATAGAGTCACGTCCAAAAACGGGATATTACGTGAGTAAAAGTTCGCAGCGTACAACAGCACTTCCAACAATTGCGAGTATAGACAATAAGGAGACAAAAAATACTCCCGAAGAGCTTATTGATAAAGTTTTTGGCACCATCACCCAAGTCGACGTAACCCAATTTGCACTTGGTATACCTGGAAAGAATTTCCTGCCCATCGCAAAACTGAATAAAGGAATCATCAATGCTGTTCGCAACAGAGACGACGCAGGAACTGCTTACGAGCCAGTTCAAGGACCCGAAAGTCTTCGTCGTGCTATTGCAAAATGGGCACTAGTGATGGAAGGAAAAATTACCGAAGATGATATTGTCATTACTTCTGGTGCAATGCATGCAATTTATAACGCACTTATGGCAGTGACATCTCCTGGAGACAGTGTTGCAGTAGAAAGCCCAGCTTATTTTGGAATACTTCAGGCGATAAAAGAATTAGGTTTAAAAGCAGTTGAAATTCCGACACATCCTTTGTTCGGATTAGACCTCGAAGCTTTGAAAAAAGTTCTTCCCGAAATTAAAGCCTGCTGTTTTATTACCAATTTCAATAATCCGATGGGATTTCAAATGCCTGACGATAACAAAAAGGAATTGGTTAAACTGATCACGCAATATAACGTTCCGCTGATTGAAGATGATATTTATGGTAATGTTTACTTTGGCGCAGAACGTCCGAAACCCTGTAAATTTTATGATGAAGCCGGTTTAGTTTTATGGCTCGGATCGGTTTCAAAAACACTTGCGCCTGGATATCGAGTTGGGTGGATTGCTCCCGGAAAATTTAAGGATAAAATTATTCGTCAGAAATTGGTTCAGACGGTTTGCAATTCTTCATTGTATTCAGATGTTATTACAGATTTCTTAGAACACGGACGTTACGATCATCATTTAAAAACATTCCGAAATAAGCTTTATGCCAATTATCTACAGATGAATCGTGCTGTCGAAACTTATTTCCCAGACAACACCAAAATTGCACAGCCAAAAGGTGGTTTTATGCTGTGGCTAGAATTAGATGAAAGAATATCAACAACAGAATTATTCAATACGGCCCTAAACCAGAAAATTAATTTCGCGCCCGGAAGAATTTTTTCGCAGTACAATCAATACAACAATTGCATGCGAATGAATTATGCATTGGAATGGAATGAGCGCGTAGAATCTGATTTAGAAAAATTGGGCAGAATTATAAAAAACAGTATTTAA
- a CDS encoding FecR family protein, with protein MDKEKFDEEFKKLWEESPLSHSDSEKEASWEQFHAKTFSEKKRKFKPWHLYAAASVLLFALIGTGIYFNNESTNENVVLAENVIENTTSAIKYVVLPDSSKVELSPNSKISFGSNFALNRKIEIEGEAYFNVKKDKQHPFQVFCDETTTTVLGTSFTVKESENEQVTVELFEGSVQMNVKGQSQKWILKPGEKFTYGNQTASVSEFSRFIDFDNENLSAVSHYIEENYGYKVVLPKENQNQKITIRINRKEDLKTILQLLSEMYNLNFEINEDLKQITFQ; from the coding sequence ATGGATAAGGAGAAATTTGACGAGGAATTTAAAAAGTTATGGGAAGAGTCTCCCCTTTCTCATTCCGACAGCGAAAAAGAAGCTTCGTGGGAACAATTTCATGCTAAAACATTTTCAGAGAAAAAAAGAAAATTTAAGCCTTGGCATCTTTATGCAGCGGCTTCGGTTTTACTTTTTGCACTTATTGGAACTGGAATTTATTTCAATAACGAATCTACAAATGAAAATGTAGTTCTAGCTGAAAATGTAATTGAAAACACAACCTCAGCAATAAAATATGTTGTCTTGCCAGACAGTTCAAAAGTTGAACTGAGCCCCAATTCTAAAATCTCTTTTGGAAGCAATTTCGCTTTAAACAGAAAAATTGAAATTGAGGGAGAAGCTTATTTTAATGTAAAAAAAGACAAACAGCATCCTTTTCAGGTTTTTTGTGATGAAACCACAACTACTGTTTTAGGAACGTCTTTTACAGTTAAAGAATCTGAAAACGAACAAGTTACTGTTGAACTTTTTGAAGGAAGCGTTCAGATGAATGTAAAAGGGCAAAGCCAAAAATGGATTTTGAAACCGGGAGAAAAATTTACATACGGAAACCAAACTGCTTCAGTATCAGAATTTAGCCGTTTTATAGATTTTGATAATGAAAATCTTTCTGCTGTAAGTCATTACATCGAAGAGAATTATGGCTATAAAGTGGTTCTTCCGAAAGAAAACCAAAATCAGAAAATCACTATTCGAATCAATCGAAAAGAAGATTTAAAAACGATTCTACAATTACTATCAGAAATGTATAACCTAAACTTTGAAATAAATGAAGATTTAAAACAGATCACTTTTCAATGA
- a CDS encoding AAA family ATPase, whose protein sequence is MQKEIIVLLGGPGTGKSTLINELVARGFCCYPEISRQVTMKAQQQGIEQLFLEQPLLFSEMLLEGRIEQYKNALEEPDNVVFIDRGIPDVVAYMDYIGDEYPENFVKACEDYKYSKTFILPPWEEIYQSDSERYENFDQAVKIQEHLVETYKKYGYELIEVPKDTVENRILYILDKI, encoded by the coding sequence GTGCAAAAAGAAATTATAGTCTTGCTTGGCGGACCAGGTACTGGAAAATCAACACTTATTAACGAATTGGTAGCTCGTGGCTTTTGCTGCTATCCTGAAATTTCAAGACAGGTTACCATGAAAGCGCAACAACAAGGCATTGAACAGTTGTTTCTGGAACAGCCGCTTTTGTTTAGCGAAATGTTATTGGAAGGTCGTATTGAACAATATAAAAATGCTCTTGAAGAACCTGACAATGTGGTTTTTATTGACCGAGGAATTCCAGATGTGGTAGCTTATATGGATTATATTGGTGATGAATATCCAGAGAATTTCGTTAAAGCGTGCGAAGATTATAAATATTCTAAAACTTTTATTTTACCGCCTTGGGAAGAAATTTACCAAAGTGATTCTGAACGTTATGAAAATTTTGATCAGGCTGTAAAAATCCAAGAGCACCTTGTTGAAACTTACAAAAAATATGGTTACGAACTTATTGAAGTTCCTAAAGATACAGTTGAAAACAGAATTCTTTATATCTTAGACAAAATTTAG
- a CDS encoding ACT domain-containing protein — translation MEGEINLNTILENLNPVLNDGKYVFTKVDSLDQIPFSKILFLFKEKEGITIVLEKRFAEELNLKFSYIASWITLEVHSALAAVGLTAAFSQALGNANISCNVVAAYLHDHIFVDEKDAFKAMDVLLKLKQENKNS, via the coding sequence ATGGAAGGCGAAATAAATTTAAACACTATTTTGGAGAATCTTAATCCAGTTCTTAACGACGGAAAATATGTTTTTACAAAAGTAGATTCACTAGATCAGATTCCTTTTTCAAAAATTTTGTTTCTATTTAAAGAAAAAGAAGGAATCACTATAGTATTAGAAAAACGCTTTGCAGAAGAACTTAATCTTAAATTCTCATACATTGCTTCTTGGATTACTCTCGAAGTTCATTCTGCTTTGGCTGCTGTAGGTTTAACGGCGGCATTTTCTCAAGCTTTAGGAAATGCCAATATCAGCTGCAATGTAGTTGCGGCATATTTACACGACCATATATTTGTTGATGAAAAGGACGCTTTTAAAGCGATGGATGTATTGTTGAAATTAAAACAAGAAAATAAAAATTCTTAG
- a CDS encoding START-like domain-containing protein, with protein sequence MDSKIRYEIEFPINSSPQLLYQYISTPSGLQEWFADNVNSRGEFFTFIWNDSQEKARLASKKSGEKVKFKWVDESSKDTEYFFELHILVDELTKDVSLMVVDFADKEELGEAKQLWENQISDLKHLIGSV encoded by the coding sequence ATGGATTCAAAAATACGTTACGAAATCGAGTTTCCGATCAATTCTTCGCCACAATTATTGTATCAATATATATCAACTCCGTCAGGTTTACAAGAATGGTTTGCTGACAATGTTAATTCGAGAGGTGAATTTTTTACTTTCATCTGGAATGATTCGCAGGAAAAAGCACGCTTGGCTTCAAAAAAATCTGGCGAAAAAGTAAAATTTAAATGGGTTGACGAAAGCAGTAAGGATACTGAGTACTTTTTTGAACTCCATATTTTAGTTGATGAATTGACTAAAGATGTATCGCTTATGGTAGTAGATTTTGCCGATAAAGAAGAATTAGGCGAAGCTAAACAGTTGTGGGAGAACCAAATCTCAGATCTAAAACATCTTATAGGATCTGTTTAG
- a CDS encoding YqgE/AlgH family protein: protein MISEKLKKGHLLIAEPSIIGDLSFNRSVILLADHNKEGSIGFIINKPLKYTINDLIPEIDANFKIYNGGPVEQDNLYFIHNIPELIPNSVEISNGIYWGGDFESTKDLINNGSISKNNIRFFLGYTGWEENQLENEMQGNSWIIADNNYKNKIIGKSTTHFWKEQIIELGGDYLIWSNAPENPYLN, encoded by the coding sequence ATGATTTCAGAAAAATTAAAAAAAGGACACCTGCTTATTGCCGAGCCTTCAATAATTGGAGATTTATCTTTTAACAGATCGGTAATTTTATTAGCAGACCATAACAAGGAAGGATCAATAGGTTTTATAATTAACAAGCCATTAAAATATACTATTAATGACTTGATCCCTGAGATTGATGCTAACTTTAAGATATATAACGGCGGCCCTGTAGAACAAGACAACCTTTATTTTATTCACAATATTCCTGAGTTAATTCCAAACAGTGTGGAAATTTCTAATGGGATTTATTGGGGAGGCGATTTCGAGTCCACTAAGGACCTAATAAACAACGGATCTATTAGCAAAAACAATATACGTTTTTTCTTGGGCTATACCGGTTGGGAAGAAAATCAGCTTGAGAATGAGATGCAAGGAAACTCATGGATCATTGCTGATAATAATTACAAAAATAAAATTATCGGAAAATCTACTACTCACTTTTGGAAAGAGCAGATTATTGAGCTTGGCGGCGATTATCTTATTTGGTCTAATGCACCTGAAAATCCATATCTGAATTAA
- a CDS encoding aminotransferase class IV — protein MINFNGNIGKEDNILTLNRAFLYGDGIFETVKIVNGKILFLEDHYFRLMASMRVVRMMIPMDFTMEYFEEQILNLVNEQGIAASARARITVFRNDGGLYLPKSNDISFLINAISLGNKAYSVNTNEYEVDLYKDFYVTKQLLSSLKTTNKMINITGSIYANENDLANCILLNDSKNVVEVLQGNIFMVTGKKLITPPVSEGALNGIMRKQILALAKKVEGIEVVEEVISPFDLQKADELFLTNVITGIQPITKYRKKEFATNLAHLLVQRLNESISEN, from the coding sequence ATGATTAATTTTAACGGAAACATAGGGAAGGAAGATAATATACTAACTCTTAACCGCGCTTTTTTGTATGGTGACGGAATATTTGAAACAGTAAAAATTGTCAACGGAAAAATCTTGTTTCTTGAGGATCATTATTTCAGACTAATGGCTTCAATGCGTGTAGTTAGAATGATGATTCCTATGGATTTTACAATGGAATATTTTGAAGAACAGATTCTTAATCTAGTAAATGAGCAAGGAATCGCAGCTTCGGCACGTGCAAGAATTACCGTTTTTAGAAATGATGGCGGTTTGTATCTTCCAAAAAGTAATGATATTTCATTCTTAATCAACGCCATTTCTCTAGGAAACAAAGCTTACTCTGTAAATACAAATGAATACGAAGTAGACCTTTATAAAGACTTCTATGTAACAAAACAATTATTGTCGTCTCTTAAAACGACTAATAAAATGATTAATATTACAGGAAGTATTTATGCAAACGAAAATGACCTCGCCAATTGCATTTTACTGAACGATAGTAAAAATGTTGTAGAAGTGCTTCAAGGGAATATTTTTATGGTAACGGGTAAAAAGCTTATTACACCTCCAGTTTCTGAAGGTGCTTTAAACGGTATTATGCGTAAACAGATTTTAGCCCTAGCTAAAAAAGTAGAAGGCATAGAGGTTGTAGAAGAAGTAATTTCGCCGTTTGATCTTCAAAAAGCTGATGAATTATTTCTGACCAATGTAATCACAGGAATACAACCGATAACTAAATATCGAAAAAAGGAGTTCGCAACAAATCTGGCTCATTTATTAGTGCAACGACTAAATGAATCCATCTCTGAAAATTAA
- the fmt gene encoding methionyl-tRNA formyltransferase: MEKLRIIFMGTPEFAVGILDTIIKNNYEVVGVITASDKPAGRGQKIKYSAVKEYALANNLTLLQPTNLKDENFLAELKALNANLQIVVAFRMLPKVVWEMPSLGTFNLHASLLPNYRGAAPINWAIINGETKTGVTTFFIDDKIDTGAMILNSEIDIEPEETAGQLHDRLMHLGSATVIDTLKVIENGNVTTTIQEDNDDIKTAYKLNKENCKIDWTKSGAEINNLIRGLSPYPASWCYLKDQNEELNIKIYEAKLISESHSYEIGKLISSKKEIKIAIKDGFIQLLSLQFPGKKRMLASELLNGVSFSEAAKVY, translated from the coding sequence ATGGAGAAATTGAGAATTATATTTATGGGAACACCAGAATTTGCTGTTGGCATTTTGGATACCATTATTAAAAATAACTATGAAGTTGTTGGCGTAATTACTGCTTCAGATAAACCTGCAGGACGCGGACAAAAAATAAAATATTCGGCTGTAAAAGAATATGCTCTTGCTAACAATCTTACTTTATTACAGCCAACCAATTTGAAAGACGAAAATTTCTTAGCAGAATTAAAAGCGCTAAATGCTAATTTACAAATTGTAGTTGCCTTTAGAATGCTTCCAAAGGTTGTTTGGGAAATGCCAAGTTTAGGAACTTTTAATCTTCATGCTTCATTGCTTCCAAATTATCGCGGGGCCGCCCCTATTAACTGGGCCATTATTAACGGAGAAACTAAAACTGGAGTTACTACTTTCTTTATTGATGATAAAATTGACACTGGCGCCATGATTTTAAATTCTGAAATCGACATTGAACCAGAAGAAACAGCAGGACAACTGCATGATCGTTTAATGCATTTAGGAAGCGCAACTGTAATTGATACTTTAAAAGTTATTGAAAACGGAAATGTTACCACAACAATTCAAGAAGATAACGACGATATCAAAACAGCGTACAAGTTAAACAAAGAGAACTGCAAAATTGATTGGACAAAATCTGGAGCAGAAATCAATAATCTGATTCGTGGTTTAAGTCCGTATCCTGCTTCTTGGTGTTATTTGAAAGACCAAAACGAAGAATTGAACATCAAAATTTATGAAGCAAAACTAATCTCAGAATCACATTCTTACGAGATTGGAAAGCTCATTAGCAGTAAAAAAGAAATTAAGATTGCAATAAAAGACGGTTTTATTCAGTTATTAAGTTTACAATTTCCAGGAAAAAAGAGAATGCTTGCTTCAGAATTATTAAATGGGGTGAGTTTTTCAGAAGCTGCAAAAGTGTATTAA
- a CDS encoding HU family DNA-binding protein, translating into MNKSELIDAIAADAGITKAAAKLALESFLGNVGTTLKKGGRVSLVGFGSWSVSSRAARDGRNPQTGKTIKIAAKNVVKFKAGAELEGAVN; encoded by the coding sequence ATGAACAAATCAGAATTAATCGATGCTATCGCTGCTGATGCAGGAATTACAAAAGCTGCGGCTAAATTAGCTTTGGAGTCTTTTTTAGGTAATGTAGGAACTACTTTGAAAAAAGGTGGAAGAGTTTCATTAGTAGGTTTCGGATCATGGTCAGTATCTTCAAGAGCTGCTAGAGACGGTAGAAACCCTCAAACAGGAAAAACTATCAAAATCGCAGCTAAAAACGTTGTAAAATTTAAAGCTGGTGCTGAATTAGAAGGTGCAGTGAACTAA